One window of Xylocopa sonorina isolate GNS202 chromosome 9, iyXylSono1_principal, whole genome shotgun sequence genomic DNA carries:
- the LOC143427152 gene encoding uncharacterized protein LOC143427152 — translation MGNQVTRTGHASNKKNDAIASAGDTTNANSLPKSSSGTDLESNSHMQFFPIESLAKTLTHLTQEEERTNGITRSIFQRYLFPNYPELGDKLFDYLYHSANVNTSYLSANSFKQQAEKFLSVMNDQTVLENYVKLYSNIQGDGSVSPEGLKALMNCSYKIAMDSSGTPSCIYADHIINAAVVSCFHGKYNLSVSYVSNWIWQHCPRIIYGPHRYVIHVLTTAYRNGKALLSKEQPQPCLEIPTPILEQPESIDFPQVLLPVSYVWLLSSTLPQCYLQTDDSPKDVTHALLAKRMGNVCPRHWTLLYNSSEHGTGANRFLHHVLGYRGPTLLFIRAVSPDKDSVCPTYCISSAVEWRESHLYWGDEDSMGIELFPSYRVIERGPKVLYLNTSIRGYPHGLRFGSNPRSAYISIDESFHSVSISGAPYPIATLEVWGCGNTQLRERQLEIKKWQVKEAEKQRIVKLSASDWIDHPDRYLLELAGRASYNESNK, via the exons atggGTAATCAAGTGACGCGTACAGGGCATGCATCTAACAAGAAGAACGATGCCATCGCGAGTGCCGGCGACACGACAAACGCTAACAGCCTCCCAAAAAGTTCCTCGGGAACCGATTTGGAAAGTAATTCGCACATGCAATTCTTTCCGATCGAGAGTTTAGCGAAG ACTCTGACTCATTTGACTCAGGAGGAAGAACGTACAAATGGTATTACTAGATCTATATTTCAACGGTACCTATTTCCTAATTATCCGGAATTAGGTGATAAATTATTTGATTACCTTTATCATTCTGCGAATGTTAATACCTCGTACTTGAGTGCCAACTCCTTTAAGCAACAAGCTGAGAAGTTCCTTTCTGTAATGAATGATCAGACTGTATTAGAAAATTATGTAAAGTTATATTCTAACATACAAGGTGATGGAAGTGTAAGTCCTGAAGGATTAAAGGCTTTAATGAATTGTTCTTACAAAATTGCTATGGACAGCAGTGGGACTCCTTCTTGTATCTACGCAGATCATATAATCAATGCTGCTGTTGTATCATGC TTTCATGGGAAATATAATCTATCCGTGAGTTATGTAAGCAACTGGATCTGGCAGCATTGTCCGCGTATAATATATGGTCCACATCGCTACGTGATACACGTGCTGACAACTGCTTACCGAAACGGTAAAGCTCTGTTGTCAAAAGAACAGCCGCAGCCGTGTTTAGAAATACCGACACCGATATTGGAACAACCAGAATCTATAGATTTCCCTCAAGTTTTGCTTCCTGTAAGCTATGTCTGGTTATTGTCAAGTACATTACCTCAGTGTTATCTTCAG ACAGATGATTCACCAAAGGACGTTACTCATGCTCTGCTAGCTAAAAGAATGGGCAACGTGTGCCCTAGACATTGGACGTTATTGTACAATAGCTCAGAACACGGGACAGGAGCTAATCGGTTCCTCCATCACGTGCTAGGATACAGAGGTCCGACCCTTTTGTTCATAAGGGCTGTTAGCCCGGATAAAGATTCCGTATGCCCTACGTACTGCATTTCCTCAGCGGTAGAATGGCGCGAGAGTCACCTGTACTGGGGCGACGAGGACTCGATGGGTATCGAACTGTTCCCTTCGTACAGAGTTATCGAAAGAGGACCGAAAGTATTATATCTGAATACTAGTATCAGGGGTTATCCGCATGGATTACGATTCGGAAGTAATCCTCGCTCAGCATACATTAGTATAGATGAATCATTCCACTCGGTCAGTATCTCTGGCGCTCCTTATCCAATTGCCACTTTGGAAGTATGGGGCTGTGGAAACACGCAATTGAG GGAACGTCAATTGGAAATAAAAAAGTGGCAAGTAAAGGAAGCAGAGAAGCAGAGGATTGTTAAGTTAAGCGCGAGCGACTGGATAGATCACCCTGATCGTTATTTACTTGAATTGGCAGGTCGAGCATCCTATAACGAATCAAATAAATAG